In the genome of Scylla paramamosain isolate STU-SP2022 chromosome 2, ASM3559412v1, whole genome shotgun sequence, the window accacctcacctcaccagcaTTCAAGCTGAGCAAATTCTTGCAACTGCTTGTGAAAATGAGGCTCAGAATGCCAAAAGAATGAGGCTTGGTTTGGAACCCATTGCCCAACCAAACCCACTAAACCCTCAACCTCCCTCACAAGTGAGTATCATTATCACACATAGGTACGAGTTGAGCATTGAGGGTGCACAAGATGTAGCAGTCTTCCATCTTGCAATACGTAAATCATTCAACATACTGAATACTCCTTGCTCTCAGATATACAATAATTGTTCCATTgcatttacatctctctctctctctctctctctctctctctctctctctctctctctctctctctctctctctctctctctctctctctctctctctctctctctctctctctctctctctctctctctctcacacatcagCAAGTATAGAGCCATGAAGATATACCAAAGACCCTGATATCTACCTAATGTTATCAATGTTTGGTCATCAAGATCCAAAATCTGCAAGCTTAAGATTATTTTAAAGAAAGGAACCCTTGCAGGACCAAAAATTCTTGGCATACTGCCATCTGATGGCAAAGGTCTACTTGTATAAACATGAAGGCTACCTATCaaaagaatgaataatgaaaaacaattaTTAGAGTTAATGCCTACTATATTAGAGTTCCTTAGTTATCTTTAGATATTTTATATCCTTTGATTTCATAGTTTCCAGTCTTAAGACAATAATTCAAAATTgctaaataataaagataatctTCACAAGctatttcttttgtgtttcagGTTGGTTCAGACAAGCCTTTGTCCTTGGTTGATGCTGTAATCAAGACTGAGTCCAATGCCCCCCACGTGTCTGCCCTGGCCAAAGCCTTAGAGCGGCCACTCACTGATTCTAAAGTTATGAATGGCTCCTCCATGTATCAAGCATCATTCCAACAGAGCTTTCAGAAAGTGACCACATTAACAGGGTCCACTGTACACACCCAGCCaggcctcactcctctcctggCCACTACCTCTGCTCCAATGCTAGCCAATGGTGAGTGTTCACACTGATGCATATGATCACAGAAATATTTCAACATTGACCATTTATCTATCAATGTATGGCAAATTTAGATGAAAACATATTACCTAAAATTAAATTATGGCCTGTTCTTTGATGGTGATAAAAGCATTGACTAGTAATAAAGCTAACACTGGTGCCTTTGTTCAcaaaatttttttcattgttaaatACAGCTCATTTCTCAAATATGAATCTTAGTGTAAATACTATCATGCATGTATTCAGCTTATCAGAGTGTAATAGTGCTTATTTGCCTAATGCACTTAACAAtgatttttattataaattCTTTTGGAAAATTCCAttaatatttccttctttccctcaggACCAACAGACCTGAGTGTCAAGGGGACCTCCAAGCCCACTCGACCCTCGCTCAACGCCGTGGAGGTGGCAGCTGTCCGACAGCTTATTACTGGATATCGAGAATCTGCTGCCTTCCTATTGAGGTCTGCTGATGAGCTGGAAAATTTACTAATTCACCAGCAGAGTCCGTAGTGTATAACTGAAGTAAATGTATAAATGTGAAGATTACACTGTGTGCATACATTGGATGGTGTATATGTGACATTGCTGGTGTTAATGGTTGTCTTAATGCTGCTCACTTTTAAGATGTATATGGTacaatttcagtgttttatgaaATATAGCTGTagtaaatatatttatttacagaTCTAAAcctattctttttgtttttgttactccAGTTAGTAAGAAAAGAGCATGAATGTGAAAATATTGGTGCTGTCCTTCATGTCCAGTCACTGCATAAGTGAAAAATgctaatatttattatttttttctgctttgaaTTTTGTACTGTAAATgttgaatatttattttccttatgaTATAGAAAATCCCAATACTTAAAACTTCTTTATAGAAAATTTTCTAGTTTACTATGGAAGTGCCTCTTCACCATAGAACAGTTTTCTTCAGGGGAGGTGCTCAGGTAACAGTGTACACTTGTCTCATGAGTAGGTGATGTCATAAGCTGGCAAGTAGATTGTGCTATCTTCTCATTAAGCTGTTATTAATTTACAGTACACTTCTCTGTACATAAGAAAGGATATATTCTTTTTGCAGCACCAACCTTTGAGTGTTCCTGCACCATCTCTGCACCAACGGATGGTTGCAATACACATTTAGAGTGATACTTTCTGCTGCCTATTATACATACTTATGTACAGAGTGTTTCTAGCCTGTGTAGGAAGGATATTCTAGCAGAAAAGCAGTAAAAGCAAAACAGACCACTGCTGATGCTGTTTTGTAGTCTGGCAGCCGTGACATCACCtgccaaacaaaacaaaaagacagtGGATATTCTTTCTGCATCAAGGGTATTATCTACCTTTGTTATTGTTCACTTTCCTTACAATAGTAGACAGTGGAAAAATAATGCTCTAAATACACACTGTGTGGAGACACTGCAGAATGATAACAAAGGTTCCTGCTTCAGAAGACTATTCACTGTCTGTATATAAAAACAAGCAAGTGTTACTGTAAGCACAGAGGAAAACACTTGCCAACTCATTCATGTCATTGGACCTGGATGTGTCTCCTGAAAAAAACTCCACATGTACATTGTAGTGGGATTTTGCCTAGATGACAGAAAGCAATGGTAAGAATAGTAAATAGAGGATTTCATAATACTGTGTAGCTTTTCTGATATTGTGGGATGATACAAAACAAATGAAGTTGATCCCCATATGttatatacatacagtaaatcAGTGGCAAGAAGAGCTTATCATGTACTGTACTTCAATCAAGCCTGCTGCTTCACCTTCCTTGGTCATGTGTAGGAACAATGGTCATTTTGTTAGGAAGCAATTCTGTTAAtgaatttcttgtttttcatcataACACTGATTTgtcaaaaataatagaaattgCACATTAATTTCTTAACATTTATGTTTTAGATAATAGCTCAAACAAAAACTCAGAAAAGttatgtactgtttttttttttttccatgtattataTGGAAGATCACTTTCCACTTTTATGTTGATAATTACTGTCTACATTATGAATGTATATGTATAGTTGTATATAGGTAGAGCCAATTAAATTATTGGAAATATATTATGTCCAGTGTAGGGTGTGTATGTATGCCATAGACTGTTGTGAGATGTTACGGAGATTTGGGCATCCACCATTGTCAAGTTTGTTCTCCAGGATATTGCTCCTAGTTAAAATTTAGGTCATTTTTGGGGTTTTCATAGTTTGGTTCAGTAAGAAAACAGTTTTTATTTGGTCTGGTTTCATCATAGAACACTGTTGATTTGCACTTGCTAACTCCAGCATATCAGTAGCAAATCATCAGTTCCCATCTTAAGTAAATTGTTTAACATTTGACTGATAAGTTTCATGTATGAAAGATTTTCTGAATACAAATTCTCAACATCAGAGTGTAGCCCTCTGAAATATAAAGCAAATAGGTATTCAAAATATATGATATTTATATTAAAATTTTCTTCTTGATTACTAATTGTGACTGTTTGATGTGGAGGTTTGTGCAATCTGTGTTTTCCTTATGTACTATCTGATCGTATATTTTTTgtactggaaaaaaagaaacattcatGTCCTGGATAAGAATTTGTAacatattgtttttatttattgttaagcAGTTATACAGAAACATATTGTGTATACAGTAGGCATTATTCACTAATGCATTTATATGAATGATTCAGTACTTCTTCAGGTTAATGAAAACCTCTTATTTTCTAGTCATGGTATACTCCTCATAAATTGCATTTCAGACTGAGAGATGTACCTTTCATTGTAAAGATGTACATACAAACATGCATGTGTAATTCCATTATACATCAAAGTTATATgtacatattatttttcttatcaacTCATTTTGACAATCATTGGCTTAAATAGTAGTGTATGGAAAAGGTTAGACCTCTCATATTTTTCAAAAGTCTGAATGCACTactagaaaattaatgaaagctATTTACTTGGGGGATTTTCATTAACAGTGCAATGCAATTATTATTCTCCAACACCCACAGTTCAGTGTTATGTTTAAAGGGTATATACAGGCTTCAGATGTTAACTTTGGGAGTCTTTTCATGTGTTGATAGTGAACTCCAATATACCAAAGATAAGAGATATGTTTGATCTCATACATTTATGATAGTTATTTTTTCTACTGTTGTTTTGGACAGTggtgtattaatttatttgtgttattttgaaAATATATGGAGtatagaaatatatattatttggatatttcatttattctttaacCTTGTAGatattaattgatttatttgttatcaagatttttattactattactattattttcatcatcattattttattatattattgtttCAGTGGACATTAGTGGTGCTTAAAGCTTGAACAAATACAAAATTGACTTGTTAATGGACTCAATACTATTAGATCAAGTAGTGAAGTCATGATGGTTTTGGACCCAAGTGGTAGTAAACTGTACCAGCAGTATTACCTGCTTCAGTCCCACAATGAGTTGCATATTAGTTTCCAGTAATACTAATTGCCACTGAAGacagttttctttcatattatgtaatacaaaatacaaaattaataaatagtaCACATTTATTTTACAGAAAGATCAATCTTACATAGTTGGGTGATGGACCTACATAATACAGTTCTCAGAGCTCTTTAATTTCGATACATTTAATGACTGGCTGCGGTCCTAACACGGCATTGTCACCTTGGCCACGCATGTGGGATGTTCTCAAGCCAACTTATGTTTAAGAGGAAATCAGTCGGCCAGATGTAGGTCCATCAAGCCAACACAAGTGCCACTGTATGAGACAAAGATTGTTACAAATGGAAATATTATCTttgtactgaaaaaaagaaaataaatgtaattgTTAGATGGGATTTTCTTCAACAGTTTtattacaaaataataacaacaatacactGTACATTCCTCTGCATCTGAAACTTCGCACTTCTCACCACACATCGGAATAGTGGTGACAACTAGTATCGCATAATTGGTGATCAGCAGACTAGGGATGGGGAGCTGTGCATCCTTTGAGCTAAGAGTTGGCGTCCTAATGAGTGATAGATTGAATATCCCATTGTAACACTGGCTTCTGAATACCGACAAATGACTGCGGTGCAAATATTTCCATAAGGTAGTAACCAGCAGAGTTGTCAGGAACAGCAATGACGTTGGTCCAGCTGCAGCACGGAGTTACATATCATATTTAGTAACATCACCACCAAATCCGTGTTGGCTAGTCTGCCCGCGTGGTGAGGGTCGTTACAAGACAAGAAGGAGTCCCTATATACTGGATGGTCAGTCAACTTCAGGCGATGGAGCTCCTCACATTCCTGATGAGCGGCGAGGTTAAGTGGGAGGCCGGAgtcccaccaccacacatcggAATGGGAGGACGTAGAGTTTAAATTGTCAAGCAGGAGTGCAGATTGAACAATAGTAGCGTAAGGGTTGACTTCGGCTCCGTGGCGTAGAAAGTATAGTGCGGTAGCTTCACTCCAGTCAAAGTTAGCTGGAGTGAGAGCACCTCGTTGTTTGAGCGACGCATCAGAGTAAGGACGGAAGCGACTTTGACACAGCACCAGGACCCGAGTCCGCTGGCTGATCTGAGGGTGAGAGAACGATAAAGAACTATTGACCTGTAAATTATCGTAGTCATTTCTGTTATCGATACTTGAGAAATtactgacaacacacacacacacacacacacacacacacacacacaccttctgcAGTAGCGGCATAACTAACGAGTGCATCTGCCGCAGTCCGTCCAGGAAATCCAGAATACCTAATTTGTTTGCGTTTTTGTGCCAGAGCATCATCCAAGTGGAGTATCCTGTGGAAAGAAAATAGTACTCATCAGAAGTAATCCTGGCAATAAATTGGTGTATAAAGACCGGAAGTGTTGATGAATACTGTAATTATAATTCAAGCAGGGTACACTATCATCGCTGACGTCTGGCTTTGATCACCTTCTAACTCACTGCGGATCAACGTATATTTAGATAAACGAAGAGCGGTAATGTAAAGTTACAGTAAACAGTCGtgtattattttgattatttgttTCAGGAGAGAATCCCTTCACACATCATCCGTTGGTTTTCAGTGAGACGACGATTTCCTTTCatcggaaggaaaggagaggtaatCCATTATCAGAATGCCTAGTGATAAAAAGATAAGTTTCAAGTATTCAGGTTTAATTAGAGTTCTTAAGCCACTGTGGCACGGTGAGTTATGATAACAGCTTGAGAAACTAgatcattcatttctctttgtCTGCCTCTATTAATTATCATCTATCCACTGTTATCCTTACTCAGGCGACGGTAGAGAAACAAAACCCATTACAAGCTACGCAATGGTTCTTAGTAAATTTGTAATCGGTAGCCTGCTCGTaaccagttctctctctctctctctctctctctctctctctctctctctctctctctctctctctctcagttcagtAGTGGCTGCTCTTCTCCGCAAGTAAGGGCTGGTGTCCTCCACCATACGATAtaccttttattgttttctttctctttcttaattcattCCAAGGGCAGTGGGAGGCCGAGTACTCGCTCCCCAGTGGTGATGAGGATTCACTGGTTGCGTATCATGGTAAGAGTCTTTGCTATCTGAGCTGTCCTGTGGAATCCTACCCTGCTGCAATACTGTACATGATATCTGGTGATTGATAGACTGATAGTTATTAATTTCATCATTCAAATAGCCAATCATATAGTGATGTTTCTCTCATagttattaatttatctttacCATTTCGTTACTGCATAGTTACATAATATTACTATATCAAATTGCCTTCAATAAAATTAAGTTACAAGCTGTTCTTtttaataacgaaaaaaatctACCAAGTTTGATTCAAAAAGGCGCTATGACTTCGGTATCATGGCACCTTAAAGAgaaaaatcagtcagtcagtcaattagtcagtcagtcagtaaaacAGGTTACATGAAATATGTAATAAATATTCGATAGGTACATGTAACAACTATAATGTTTGACCATATCATAAAACAATTGTAATTTATTCGCAATATGCACCATGAACAACATGTGCCACGGAGAATAACATACTCAAGGCCCTGCACTCACCAATCACCAGCAGATTGGGCGGGGGCTCTCCTCCCGAAGCCCACAGACGAAGTTGAGTAATTTCTTGTGTGTCGTTCAGTCTGGATGGCTCCATAGAGTAAAATTTTCTGAAACTAAgcgacatctcaatacatcaGTTTGGctgtgttcatatatatatatatatatatatatatatatatatatatatatatatatatatatatatatatatatatatatatatatatatatatatatatatatatatataatttttttttgtacacttGAAACTCAAAATAAATTGGAATTAagcatcttccctttctctctctctctctctctctctctctctctctctctctctctctctctctctctctctcagaattccACTTCTACTAGTTATTTcagttcattattttgttttcgtgaataataatgtaataaaccACTCACGTATAGGTGACACGCATGCCAAGCAGCGCCGGTGTGGTGGCCTCCATGTCGCTCCACCGCAGGAAGAAGAGGTTCTTCCTTACCGCAGGCCACGGGTTACTTAGGTTCTGCCATTTGCGTAAAATCgtatggtagtaataataagaatcgAAATCACACTTTGAGACCAAGTTAAGTAAAGAATTAAGAGTCATAGCTAAAATTTTCCCTTGTGGTAGGGAGGCGGTCTGGCCATGATGTCTGCTGACTGCTACCGATGAAAGAGGATTACCATTGCACGAAAAATTAATAGTAGAGACAATGAGGCGTCTAAGGACTCCTTCTTCTGCATTTCATTTCCTCCACTGTCACTCTTCTGTTTAGGGGAATGGCAGTTTGATATGTCATACCCTAGGATGATTATagtaatgaagataataatatgaagattTCATAATAATGAGTATCCGGATGGCGAGCTAGGCTACTATTGACTAGGCCtcatatcaacacacacacaaatatatatgtctatataataattttcttcctaCGTATATTATCAGAATGGACTACAGCCTTGATTTACACTACACGTCCCCTGCCAGTCTCtatcctcctgttcttcctctccccttccaagACAACGTGACCACGCTCGTCTtcgtctgtatatatatatgtgtatatatatatatatatatatatatatatatatatatatatatatatagagagagagagagagagagagagagagagagagagagagagagagagagagagagagagagagagagagagagatgcatagaTATATTATTTACTGAATTTTTAACCTGTATCTACTGaaatatttcataattttcttaccCAGTAGCTGACGATGTAGTTACAAGCTGGATCTGTGAGTGTCAGAAACTCATCAAAAAGGTCTCTAATCTTAGAGTCGCCCATGAAATATAGCCACAGTGGCGACCCATTTTGTAATCTCCTCTTGGCACAGGTGTAGAAGTTTGTAGGGTCGGAATACGAGGCGATAAGGCAAGGCACGTATGGCAACACTCCACCCGCTGCCTCTATCCTGCTTCCAcccagaagaaaaggagatgggagttttattttaatttttttgtgatacTGGCTCGTTTTGGTTTCATCTTTATTAACAATCTGGCGTGTCATTTCCTCCTCGAGTTTACTGACGTTACCAGAAAACAACAGCCTAGGGAGTAACTTGGCTAGATTTTCATAATCTGATGTTGATATTCTTCCGAAGGACTGGCGATTTTTCACTGTCTTCTGGACAGTAGCACTTGCAATATGTGGGGAGTCCTGGAAGCCACCTAGTCTTGGAGCTATCAGGTGTGGTGCTCGTCGTAAATCTACACTGCCGGGGAGGGAAGTGGTATTGATAGCTCTAGGTGAGGGAGCGGTAATCATGAACAGGGAGCGACATGCAGGTCTGATGGCACGTAtttgtgaaggtggtggtgaagctaATGGAGTGGATGGAAATATCCCGTCTTTCTGATAATAACACAGTACCAACACACACAATACTCCAGCCActgataaacaaagaaaacggttCGTCATTGCACAGTGAAAACCAATCACTAGGAACACGTTAGAGTTATCGGAGTTTGAGGTAATACAGCGTAATTTTCGTATTAGAAAGTTTTCCTAACAAGCACTGATACTGCGATTGcgtgtttacttttatttttagctCCTTAGTCGCGGCATTGCTTCTGTTGAAGGAAAACTCACACTTTTTCCTgctgttggtctctctctctctctctctctctctctctctctctctcttgacgcaTGTTTTGTTATGTGATGCAATGAGTGATGTGAAGGTTGTGGGTATGCTGTGAGTGTGAGGTCATGTTATGTTAAATGAGTGTTGTTATTGCTATGTATGTGAATTGAAGTGCGTGTGTAATACATGACAGAACCACCCAATGGCAAAATTAACGAGGAGCAGCGAACCTACATGTACACAGAAAAACCTATTACGGGGAAGCCTaccggcttcttgcagcttcccttattttcttgtgttggcATGTTCTTGTGGAAACCTGCAGGTGCACGTCTCCGAGTGTGGGTGTTGCTATATGGCGCCTGGAAGACACATGCTCGCCGTGAAGACTGCCACTTTATGTTAAGAGCTCCAGGACTAGAGGTCACTAGGTAGTCCATTTCCAATAACTCGGGAAAAACCTTTACAATATAGTACACAGAAATCAGAACACAATGAGATGTACATTTATAAATACCGTATCTAAATAATGATTACAAATGGGATATTTAGTATTACTCAaggatatataaaagaaaaatattaatgtttttacTTCAGTAGATGATCGTGAGCTTTTAGTAATAAGaagtaagtgaaggaagagagaaaggagaagtcaggagagaggaaaatgaaaatctGAAAGCATTACTGTAGAggtcacaagaagaagaggaagaaggaaggaaggaacgatgtgtgtgtgtgtcaagcttTAGTTTTCGCTTTAAAGAAccctacatttttttctaagGCCAGCTTGTAATATCAGGTGAGACAGAGCGTGAACGTCCATAGTTTGTAATCCATAAGTGAGAAACATTTCACAAGACTCCaggcaacaaaaattttcccATTGTCGTAATCTGCGTTTTTGAGTAAGTGTTGAAACCCTAACTGAGATTTCTTCCCACTTAAGTTGTTCTCCTCTTGAACATTCTTACAGGAGCAGAATTTTagaatgcaaggaaaaaaaagtagacctTGAAATTCACTTTGTATGCAATATTActctgttaatctgtcagtttGGCCTGAAATATATCTTAAGGTTATAAGGTATAGGTGTTTCGTGACTTAATTTCATATGCTAGATACAGTGCACCCAATAAATTATTACAGGCTTATTTTATCAGTGTTTGATCCATATTAGTGTTGGTTTTGACATGCTGATGTGTTGCTTGTTTAGAGTCGTTATAGTATCACATTCCAGCTTGGCTTCCAGTTCATATCTTCTAATTAAATGTATGTCAATTCAGATAATGCCCTGGTAAGGgtcaataaataaatctctGTACTGTACACTGTACTGTTTTGCTATGAATCACACTAGCTACTGACAGACAACTCAAGCATGTCAAGTATGACTACCTTGGGGCTCTCTCTGAGGAACAAAGTAACAAGACTCTTCCAGCtggttcttttattttgtcGCCTACAGTGCTAGTGGACTGCCCGATCCTTATAACT includes:
- the LOC135111186 gene encoding uncharacterized protein LOC135111186, which translates into the protein MTNRFLCLSVAGVLCVLVLCYYQKDGIFPSTPLASPPPSQIRAIRPACRSLFMITAPSPRAINTTSLPGSVDLRRAPHLIAPRLGGFQDSPHIASATVQKTVKNRQSFGRISTSDYENLAKLLPRLLFSGNVSKLEEEMTRQIVNKDETKTSQYHKKIKIKLPSPFLLGGSRIEAAGGVLPYVPCLIASYSDPTNFYTCAKRRLQNGSPLWLYFMGDSKIRDLFDEFLTLTDPACNYIVSYWNLSNPWPAVRKNLFFLRWSDMEATTPALLGMRVTYTFRKFYSMEPSRLNDTQEITQLRLWASGGEPPPNLLVIGYSTWMMLWHKNANKLGILDFLDGLRQMHSLVMPLLQKISQRTRVLVLCQSRFRPYSDASLKQRGALTPANFDWSEATALYFLRHGAEVNPYATIVQSALLLDNLNSTSSHSDVWWWDSGLPLNLAAHQECEELHRLKLTDHPVYRDSFLSCNDPHHAGRLANTDLVVMLLNMICNSVLQLDQRHCCS